A region from the Inhella inkyongensis genome encodes:
- a CDS encoding TIGR00645 family protein, which translates to MKPVPAPSSMRSLPNLIFASRWLQLPLYLGLILAQAVYVFHFWVELVHLIEAAFGSQAALEMLVKSIGYAQVPKLNETVIMLVVLGLIDVVMISNLLIMVIVGGYETFVSRMNLEGHPDQPEWLSHVNASVLKVKLATAIIGISSIHLLKTFINAENYSEKVLLWQTLIHIAFLLSAMAIAYTDRLLQHPSKTDAH; encoded by the coding sequence ATGAAACCCGTCCCCGCCCCCTCCTCGATGCGCTCGTTGCCCAATCTGATCTTCGCCAGCCGCTGGCTGCAGCTGCCGCTCTATCTGGGCCTGATCCTGGCGCAGGCGGTCTATGTCTTTCACTTCTGGGTCGAGCTGGTCCATCTGATCGAGGCGGCCTTTGGCAGCCAGGCGGCGCTGGAAATGCTGGTCAAGAGCATCGGCTACGCCCAGGTTCCCAAGCTCAACGAAACCGTGATCATGCTGGTCGTCCTCGGACTGATCGACGTAGTGATGATCAGCAACCTATTGATCATGGTGATCGTGGGCGGCTACGAAACCTTTGTTTCGCGCATGAATCTGGAAGGCCACCCCGATCAGCCCGAGTGGCTCAGCCATGTGAATGCCTCGGTGCTCAAGGTCAAGCTGGCCACGGCCATCATCGGCATCTCGTCCATTCACCTGCTCAAGACGTTCATCAATGCAGAGAACTACAGCGAGAAAGTGCTGCTGTGGCAGACCCTGATCCACATCGCGTTCTTGCTCTCGGCCATGGCCATCGCCTATACCGACCGCCTCCTTCAGCA